Proteins co-encoded in one Flavobacterium fluviale genomic window:
- a CDS encoding glycosyltransferase family 2 protein, which produces MMFDIAIILINYNSSDHSINCIRSIIEKTSKNINYQIIITDNCSKQEDYLKLKLFCEETGLNNLKLHRNRINTGFGAGNMFGVQFANAKYLAFINNDTLFKNDCLLILKNALENNPNIGIAGAQAYKENGDFLGSLDHFASPMREILGRNFLETINSKKYPNRKKIYTQPLQVNFVPGSFMFLRAKDFYNAGGFDTNIFLYYEETDLCIRLANKSKFAYLIPEAEFIHFHGGSTEKSLAIKKELKISLLYIMQKHYGFFGYKIVLYFLVLKYFFSSIFKPKNWSLFFLILTGAPISKSLKTKQIITE; this is translated from the coding sequence ATGATGTTCGACATAGCCATAATTTTAATCAATTATAATTCAAGTGACCACAGTATCAATTGCATTCGATCTATAATTGAAAAAACTTCAAAAAACATTAATTATCAAATCATTATAACCGACAACTGCTCTAAGCAAGAGGATTATTTGAAACTGAAATTGTTTTGTGAAGAAACAGGTTTAAATAATTTGAAACTTCATAGAAACCGTATTAATACAGGTTTTGGAGCAGGAAACATGTTTGGAGTTCAATTCGCTAATGCTAAATATCTAGCTTTTATTAATAACGATACGTTATTTAAAAATGATTGTTTATTAATTCTTAAAAATGCTTTAGAAAACAACCCTAATATAGGTATTGCGGGTGCTCAGGCCTATAAAGAGAATGGTGATTTTTTAGGTTCGTTAGATCATTTCGCATCTCCAATGAGAGAAATTTTAGGAAGGAATTTTTTAGAAACTATTAATTCAAAAAAATATCCAAATCGAAAAAAAATATACACACAGCCGTTGCAAGTAAATTTTGTCCCAGGAAGTTTTATGTTTCTTAGAGCTAAAGATTTTTATAATGCGGGAGGATTTGATACAAACATTTTTCTCTATTATGAAGAAACTGATTTGTGCATTCGATTAGCAAATAAATCAAAGTTTGCTTATTTAATTCCTGAAGCAGAATTTATACATTTTCACGGAGGCAGTACGGAAAAATCATTGGCAATCAAAAAAGAATTAAAAATTTCGTTACTTTATATAATGCAAAAACATTATGGTTTTTTTGGATATAAAATTGTTTTGTACTTTCTAGTTTTAAAATATTTTTTTAGCAGCATTTTTAAACCTAAAAACTGGTCACTATTTTTTTTAATTTTGACTGGAGCTCCAATATCAAAATCACTTAAAACGAAGCAAATAATTACAGAATAA
- a CDS encoding glycosyltransferase family 2 protein, with amino-acid sequence MSYTSCTLVTPTYNWPEALELLLLSILNQTVLPNEVIIADDGSRDDTKELINRFQKRFPVPLIHIWHEDIKNRKSIIMNKAIAVAKYEYIVEIDGDIIMNKHFIEDHLAFAKKGHYLFGSRVNIQEKLLSELFSKKNIYFNAFSKGIKKRGRTIRIPFFMNFSKSSDKFSQKLRGCNMSFWKDDFIKINGYNEDFTGWGKEDSEMIQRLHNIGIKGKRLKYAGIVYHIYHKEQSKNRLEINTEIERQTIEKKLTFIEKGINQYL; translated from the coding sequence ATGTCCTACACTAGCTGCACATTAGTAACTCCAACATATAATTGGCCAGAAGCCTTAGAATTGTTGCTGTTGAGCATATTAAATCAGACTGTTTTACCTAATGAGGTTATAATTGCTGATGATGGCTCAAGAGATGATACTAAAGAATTAATTAATAGATTTCAAAAAAGATTTCCAGTTCCCTTGATTCATATTTGGCACGAAGACATAAAAAACAGAAAGTCAATTATTATGAACAAAGCAATTGCTGTTGCAAAATATGAATATATTGTAGAGATTGATGGTGATATTATTATGAATAAACACTTTATTGAAGACCATTTAGCTTTTGCTAAAAAAGGACATTATCTTTTTGGTTCACGTGTAAATATTCAAGAAAAATTATTATCTGAATTATTTTCAAAAAAAAATATTTATTTCAATGCATTTTCCAAAGGAATAAAAAAAAGAGGCCGAACAATCCGAATACCATTTTTTATGAATTTTTCAAAAAGTTCTGACAAATTTTCTCAAAAACTCAGAGGTTGTAACATGTCTTTCTGGAAAGATGATTTTATCAAAATTAATGGTTATAACGAAGATTTTACGGGATGGGGAAAGGAAGATTCTGAAATGATTCAAAGATTGCATAACATTGGGATTAAAGGAAAAAGATTGAAATATGCTGGAATTGTTTACCATATTTACCATAAAGAACAATCTAAAAATCGTCTAGAAATTAATACCGAAATTGAAAGACAAACAATCGAAAAGAAACTTACTTTTATAGAAAAAGGAATTAATCAATATTTATGA